Within Streptomyces roseirectus, the genomic segment CCTCGACACCCGGAACGGCCGGTTCGTCAACCGCGACCTCTCCGGCTACCTGCTCCCCGTCAACGCCGACATCCCCGACGTCCAGGCCCTCTTCATCGACGAACCGGACCCCACCAGCGAGGCGTTCGGCGCCCGTGGGTTCGGAGAGACACCGATGTGCGGGATGACCGCCGCGATCGCCAACGCCGTCCACCACGCCACCGGGCGCCGGATCCGCGACCTGCCCCTCACCCCGGACAAGCTCATCGCGAGCGCGTCATGAGCGACGCCTGGCAGCAGGTGGACCGCTTGTGGGGGTCGGGCACGCCCGGCGCTCTGGCCACCGTCGTCTCCGCCCACGGCTCGGCGCCCAGGCAGCCCGGCGCGATCATGGTCTGCACCCCGCGCGGGACGGTCGTCGGCGGCGTGTCGGGGGGCTGCGTTGAGGGAGCCGTGTACGACAGGGCCCAGGAGGTGCTGCGGGACGGCGGCGCGGTGCTGGAACGCTACGGGATCGGTGACGGCGACGCCGGCGCGGTCGGCCTGACGTGCGGCGGCACCATCGAGGTGTTCGTCGAACGCGTCGACCGCTCCTCCTTCCCCGAACTGGGGGTCCTCCTCGCCCACCGGCGGGCCGGCACCGCCGTCGCCCTGGCCACCCTCCTCGACGACGGCCGGGGCGGGCACCTGGTCTGCTGGGCCGACGGCACGAGCGGCAGCACCGGCAGCGGTGCCCTCGACGAGGAGATCGCGCGGGAGGCGAGACGGCTGCTGGCCCGGGGCCGCTCCGGCATCGTCCGTCCCACGAGCGGCCCCCGCGTGTTCGTCAACTGCCTGACGCCCCCGCCGCGTCTGCTGGTCTACGGCGCGAACGACTTCGCCGCCGCCCTGGCCCGGCAGGGCGCCCTGCTCGGCCACCGGGTCACCGTGTGCGACGCCCGCCCGGTGTTCACCACGCCGGAACGGTTCCCGGAC encodes:
- a CDS encoding XdhC family protein, whose translation is MSDAWQQVDRLWGSGTPGALATVVSAHGSAPRQPGAIMVCTPRGTVVGGVSGGCVEGAVYDRAQEVLRDGGAVLERYGIGDGDAGAVGLTCGGTIEVFVERVDRSSFPELGVLLAHRRAGTAVALATLLDDGRGGHLVCWADGTSGSTGSGALDEEIAREARRLLARGRSGIVRPTSGPRVFVNCLTPPPRLLVYGANDFAAALARQGALLGHRVTVCDARPVFTTPERFPDADDVVVAWPHRHLAGEAEAGRVDARTAVVSLTHDPKFDQPLLTAALGLDLAYVGALGSRRTARRRAAALRGAGVPEGQLARLSSPAGLDLTGAGPAETALSICAEILHLRNGGSRRRLRDIDGPVHREAGSR